One window of Scylla paramamosain isolate STU-SP2022 chromosome 47, ASM3559412v1, whole genome shotgun sequence genomic DNA carries:
- the LOC135094825 gene encoding uncharacterized protein LOC135094825 isoform X1, whose protein sequence is MDYEENALLNILENEEVELRMGVCRSVNFSYRYHQEYCDGRMALPLMLATLVLGFVTVLVNLGVIIKTVKILRQGHDKPAFFFIGNLALSDFVVGLFVVTAFLLHVTNKSDLWRQNTCMLQIGVAVTACQETIFTIVLISVDKYLYICHGLHYSTIMTRRRVYGALIVSWCLSLLIGSLPAMGLHVTWAEACNRCAFAQVISTSFAIVFFVTSVAVPLGVVVGLYSVLLVLALRMQKARYGGSYTASEAARSTNFRLSFMSSSKKSRTSTRTTTSTFSTSTSSSSKSKRRKVRRREMTRHKEELARRDAERQGVKGRGCEGTMLISGPGSGVPNGSGVPDGVGEAKDAAFKFGKFGSDVVTDEKNGTAGEVDMQRDAGPGERLPISLRKAMGSGTDEARKGGNNATETEGDADPEEFPPISLTKTMNSGVTEARDGVTSDTKTEGALHFEEQPRTLREPRNSEANQPEKKTNKETKTEEDFPLEEHPPTLRNHPVTPHKTENSRVNWGRKDSNETQEDSNPEEPQGIPEELLDTDEEYEEEEEEEEEERKGWRSLFPSKYMNKVMTETIDKVMFLKKCRAVKTVLLILVSFTATYVPFVVGTLVYSAEQQKRPCLLHLLNTLLYCAVVANSLVNPLIYAYGYREFRLRSEKFKSIFTRKKKRSFT, encoded by the exons atggattaCGAAGAAAACGCGTTACTGAACATCTTAGAAAACGAGGAAGTGGAACTGCGTATGGGAGTGTGTAGGAGCGTGAACTTCTCCTATAGGTACCACCAGG AGTATTGTGATGGCCGCATGGCGCTGCCCCTCATGCTGGCCACGCTGGTGCTGGGCTTCGTGACAGTGTTAGTGAACCTGGGCGTCATCATCAAGACTGTCAAGATACTGCGTCAGGGCCACGATAAGCCAGCGTTCTTCTTCATTG GTAACCTTGCACTTAGTGACTTTGTCGTGGGCCTGTTCGTGGTGACTGCCTTCCTGCTGCACGTCACCAATAAGAGTGACCTGTGGCGCCAGAACACTTGTATGCTGCAAATTG gagTGGCAGTGACGGCGTGCCAAGAGACTATTTTCACTATCGTACTCATATCCGTGGACAAGTACCTGTATATCTGCCACGGCCTGCACTATAGCACTATCATGACGCGGCGGAGGGTGTACGGGGCTCTCATAGTGTCATGGTGCCTGTCTCTGCTCAtag GCTCCCTTCCCGCCATGGGCCTGCACGTCACCTGGGCAGAGGCTTGTAACAGGTGTGCCTTCGCCCAGGTAATCTCAACCAGCTTCGCCATCGTCTTCTTTGTCACCTCG gTCGCCGTGCCCCTGGGAGTAGTGGTGGGCCTGTACAGCGTGCTCCTGGTTCTGGCCCTCAGGATGCAGAAGGCGCGGTACGGGGGATCCTACACAGCCAGCGAGGCAGCGAGAAGCACAAATTTCCGCTTATCCTTCATGTCATCTAGCAAAAAATCAAGGACTTCCACCcgtaccaccacctccaccttctccacctccacctcctcctcctccaagtctaAACGCAGGAAGgtcaggaggagggagatgacgAGGCACAAGGAAGAGCTGGCGAGGCGTGATGCTGAGCGCCAGGGTGTGAAAGGGCGTGGTTGTGAGGGTACCATGCTGATCTCAGGGCCTGGCAGTGGAGTTCCCAATGGCTCTGGTGTCCCTGATGGTGTGGGAGAGGCCAAGGACGCTGCCTTTAAGTTTGGTAAGTTTGGTTCTGACGTGGTGACTGACGAGAAAAATGGAACTGCAGGAGAGGTGGACATGCAAAGGGATGCTGGCCCTGGGGAACGCCTGCCAATATCACTGAGGAAAGCAATGGGTTCTGGGACTGACGAGGCAAGGAAGGGCGGTAACAATGCCACTGAAACTGAGGGCGATGCTGACCCTGAGGAATTCCCACCAATATCACTGACGAAAACAATGAATTCTGGAGTGACTGAGGCAAGGGATGGCGTTACAAGTGATACCAAAACAGAGGGAGCCCTTCACTTTGAGGAGCAACCACGGACATTAAGGGAACCCAGGAATTCCGAAGCCAACCAGccagagaaaaagacaaacaaagaaaccaAAACAGAGGAGGACTTTCCCCTTGAGGAGCACCCACCGACACTCAGGAACCACCCAGTAACTCCACACAAAACCGAGAATTCACGAGTTAACTGGGGACGGAAAGACAGCAATGAAACACAAGAGGACTCCAACCCTGAGGAACCCCAAGGAATACCAGAGGAACTACTAGACACGGACGAAGaatacgaggaagaagaagaagaagaagaagaagagaggaaggggtggcGGTCTCTCTTCCCGTCCAAGTACATGAACAAAGTAATGACAGAAACAATAGATAAAGTAATGTTTCTTAAAAAATGCAGAGCTGTCAAAACCGTTCTGCTAATTCTTGTCTCCTTTACTGCTACTTACGTTCCCTTCGTCGTGGGGACCCTGGTGTACAGCGCGGAGCAGCAGAAGCGCCCCTGCCTGCTGCACCTCCTCAACACCCTGCTGTACTGCGCCGTGGTGGCCAATTCGCTTGTTAACCCGCTGATTTACGCTTACGGCTACAGGGAGTTTCGTCTTCGTAGTGAAAAGTTTAAAAGTATTTTcactaggaagaagaagaggtctTTTACTTGA
- the LOC135094825 gene encoding uncharacterized protein LOC135094825 isoform X2 — protein MANECTPKGEYCDGRMALPLMLATLVLGFVTVLVNLGVIIKTVKILRQGHDKPAFFFIGNLALSDFVVGLFVVTAFLLHVTNKSDLWRQNTCMLQIGVAVTACQETIFTIVLISVDKYLYICHGLHYSTIMTRRRVYGALIVSWCLSLLIGSLPAMGLHVTWAEACNRCAFAQVISTSFAIVFFVTSVAVPLGVVVGLYSVLLVLALRMQKARYGGSYTASEAARSTNFRLSFMSSSKKSRTSTRTTTSTFSTSTSSSSKSKRRKVRRREMTRHKEELARRDAERQGVKGRGCEGTMLISGPGSGVPNGSGVPDGVGEAKDAAFKFGKFGSDVVTDEKNGTAGEVDMQRDAGPGERLPISLRKAMGSGTDEARKGGNNATETEGDADPEEFPPISLTKTMNSGVTEARDGVTSDTKTEGALHFEEQPRTLREPRNSEANQPEKKTNKETKTEEDFPLEEHPPTLRNHPVTPHKTENSRVNWGRKDSNETQEDSNPEEPQGIPEELLDTDEEYEEEEEEEEEERKGWRSLFPSKYMNKVMTETIDKVMFLKKCRAVKTVLLILVSFTATYVPFVVGTLVYSAEQQKRPCLLHLLNTLLYCAVVANSLVNPLIYAYGYREFRLRSEKFKSIFTRKKKRSFT, from the exons ATGGCCAATGAATGCACGCCAAAGGGAG AGTATTGTGATGGCCGCATGGCGCTGCCCCTCATGCTGGCCACGCTGGTGCTGGGCTTCGTGACAGTGTTAGTGAACCTGGGCGTCATCATCAAGACTGTCAAGATACTGCGTCAGGGCCACGATAAGCCAGCGTTCTTCTTCATTG GTAACCTTGCACTTAGTGACTTTGTCGTGGGCCTGTTCGTGGTGACTGCCTTCCTGCTGCACGTCACCAATAAGAGTGACCTGTGGCGCCAGAACACTTGTATGCTGCAAATTG gagTGGCAGTGACGGCGTGCCAAGAGACTATTTTCACTATCGTACTCATATCCGTGGACAAGTACCTGTATATCTGCCACGGCCTGCACTATAGCACTATCATGACGCGGCGGAGGGTGTACGGGGCTCTCATAGTGTCATGGTGCCTGTCTCTGCTCAtag GCTCCCTTCCCGCCATGGGCCTGCACGTCACCTGGGCAGAGGCTTGTAACAGGTGTGCCTTCGCCCAGGTAATCTCAACCAGCTTCGCCATCGTCTTCTTTGTCACCTCG gTCGCCGTGCCCCTGGGAGTAGTGGTGGGCCTGTACAGCGTGCTCCTGGTTCTGGCCCTCAGGATGCAGAAGGCGCGGTACGGGGGATCCTACACAGCCAGCGAGGCAGCGAGAAGCACAAATTTCCGCTTATCCTTCATGTCATCTAGCAAAAAATCAAGGACTTCCACCcgtaccaccacctccaccttctccacctccacctcctcctcctccaagtctaAACGCAGGAAGgtcaggaggagggagatgacgAGGCACAAGGAAGAGCTGGCGAGGCGTGATGCTGAGCGCCAGGGTGTGAAAGGGCGTGGTTGTGAGGGTACCATGCTGATCTCAGGGCCTGGCAGTGGAGTTCCCAATGGCTCTGGTGTCCCTGATGGTGTGGGAGAGGCCAAGGACGCTGCCTTTAAGTTTGGTAAGTTTGGTTCTGACGTGGTGACTGACGAGAAAAATGGAACTGCAGGAGAGGTGGACATGCAAAGGGATGCTGGCCCTGGGGAACGCCTGCCAATATCACTGAGGAAAGCAATGGGTTCTGGGACTGACGAGGCAAGGAAGGGCGGTAACAATGCCACTGAAACTGAGGGCGATGCTGACCCTGAGGAATTCCCACCAATATCACTGACGAAAACAATGAATTCTGGAGTGACTGAGGCAAGGGATGGCGTTACAAGTGATACCAAAACAGAGGGAGCCCTTCACTTTGAGGAGCAACCACGGACATTAAGGGAACCCAGGAATTCCGAAGCCAACCAGccagagaaaaagacaaacaaagaaaccaAAACAGAGGAGGACTTTCCCCTTGAGGAGCACCCACCGACACTCAGGAACCACCCAGTAACTCCACACAAAACCGAGAATTCACGAGTTAACTGGGGACGGAAAGACAGCAATGAAACACAAGAGGACTCCAACCCTGAGGAACCCCAAGGAATACCAGAGGAACTACTAGACACGGACGAAGaatacgaggaagaagaagaagaagaagaagaagagaggaaggggtggcGGTCTCTCTTCCCGTCCAAGTACATGAACAAAGTAATGACAGAAACAATAGATAAAGTAATGTTTCTTAAAAAATGCAGAGCTGTCAAAACCGTTCTGCTAATTCTTGTCTCCTTTACTGCTACTTACGTTCCCTTCGTCGTGGGGACCCTGGTGTACAGCGCGGAGCAGCAGAAGCGCCCCTGCCTGCTGCACCTCCTCAACACCCTGCTGTACTGCGCCGTGGTGGCCAATTCGCTTGTTAACCCGCTGATTTACGCTTACGGCTACAGGGAGTTTCGTCTTCGTAGTGAAAAGTTTAAAAGTATTTTcactaggaagaagaagaggtctTTTACTTGA
- the LOC135094956 gene encoding protein artichoke-like: MIHKVFLMDNEMGAVSRNAFAGLEASLRHLHVADRALRELPFDTLDQLANLRSLVVQDTQVSVLPRMHALSRLEVLKVEGSRVASIPSSAFKFMPNMKKVHITRSRLRRLEANALEGLVYLKEVNLSGNAIEWVHPNAFRTLASVRLLDLSGNRLQEAASVVAAVREVRELRRLSLSHNGLTRVSRGAFVDLAALEALDLSHNAISRLDGGAFLHLPALRHLDLSGNLLQVMEVQAFPQPLPLRHLALAANNLTEVPGLRRLACIMPHLRSLDLAHNQLARAPRDMFAGHAALEALRLDHNLLAVLQAGTFRDLPSLRELQLSHNQLQAAGGEEGPAWELPSLQQLDLSHNDLQEVGRGLLAGLPSLDALDLSFNLIGAVHSDAFAACPDLRHLNLSYNSLSALPDGLLAGLPRLEVLGLAFNQLTTLGGGALRGAVRLRFLHLHHNNLMGLQQDAFANTSALHLLDLSSNLLQDVPPGVLSPLRSLQVLSLRRNTISRLKKHYLRGLHALHTLDLSHNHLQEVSPAALQDLAGLLDLDLSVNYLQVLHPRLLGGAAGLQRLNASHNYITDLGERSLQAAPSLRVLDLTNNSLTEVGQALRDLPHLQGLYLADNYLTALANHTFAGLPSLTVLRLDNNGIQTFQAATFRDLPDLLTLDMSRNNLVELPPDAFRSLRAVEDLRLAHNQISIVKDFAFTNLPGLLTLQLQDNLIAEIGAHAFHSLPALQFLNLSTNSLPAVPEDALARLPGLHVLDLSANLLRTISDVSLHRLQWLSVLLLHHNTLCHLSVGAFSRQRSLRVLTLQGNHLRRLHLQALGPALSSLSLLDMSDNPFQCDCELVWLKEHLEEAPQGERGPRAPFLGEALRSVPVCAAPLKYQGRPITQVPASAFLCDGDELEEEKKEEEEKEACEAGRYLHPLLNEGNLFNLTEGIEGGGGAAFLDYNDPIHLDAPPPLSTPTTPPPSIVPPPPPTSTSPVVEAAAATAGAGVVSLPPPRKQGGLHTTPGDTPTIYAGGSSGVTAADPQESGGGLLSGLALSSLPSLPSLLESVVGLANLGLNVNLGGGFPSLGGFVGRQDGGGVSGGAVSKLGTPGEGKPMRGPDANDPVWVDGPPEPHPFFPAPPRPLGGDLVAPGPLSPARGPAPAPDAPEGAAAPRPGLVVSVGRPNVWGTRPSRPKASPRPLLPPVMHPGPGPSSGTPFLPGRPQGEGSHVPQGPIILHQASQHPPAPHHHHHHHHHPQHLTPQPDASETHPHPHPPPGTPSSPQHHHPVLVTPLAEGGVGEAAHTPQWSPPEMLHPDSGVSLYQPEEVFLPYEPPDPHHPITVIDAPHLSPQEAHPSHGTPQITPQITHLTSSPQTTQQHVHPSHSAQQDTHPSHTTPQLAPQNTHPSHSTPQDKHPSHTTPQLAPQNTHPSHSAPQDTHHTLSTPQLAPQQEHPTSFPQFTHPSSPPQPTPQQAHPSTPQGPLNGDLAPAATHVSGGGTLPRPPAHLLRLGCPPSPSPLVLG; this comes from the exons atg ATCCACAAGGTGTTCCTGATGGACAACGAGATGGGCGCCGTGAGCCGCAACGCCTTCGCGGGGCTGGAGGCGTCGCTGCGGCACCTGCACGTGGCGGACAGGGCGCTGCGGGAGCTGCCCTTCGACACGCTGGACCAGCTGGCCAACCTGCGCAGCCTTGTGGTGCAGGACACGCAGGTGAGCGTGCTGCCGCGCATGCACGCCCTGTCCCGCCTGGAGGTGCTGAAGGTGGAGGGGTCGCGCGTGGCCAGCATCCCCTCCTCCGCCTTCAAGTTCATGCCCAACATGAAGAAGGTGCACATCACGAGGTCCCGCCTGCGCCGCCTGGAGGCCAACGCGCTGGAGGGCCTGGTGTACCTGAAGGAGGTGAACCTGTCAGGCAACGCCATCGAGTGGGTGCACCCCAACGCCTTTCGCACCCTGGCCTCCGTCAGGCTGCTGGACCTGTCGGGCAACAGGCTGCAGGAGGCGGCCtccgtggtggcggcggtgcggGAGGTGCGGGAGCTGCGGCGCCTCAGCCTGAGTCACAACGGCCTGACGCGTGTATCCCGCGGCGCCTTCGTGGACTTGGCGGCGCTGGAGGCCCTGGACCTGTCCCACAACGCCATCAGCAGGCTGGATGGCGGAGCCTTCCTGCACCTGCCCGCCCTCAGACACCTGGATCTGAGCGGCAACCTGTTGCAGGTCATGGAGGTCCAGGCCTTCCCACAGCCCCTGCCGCTGCGCCACCTGGCCCTGGCCGCCAACAACCTGACGGAGGTGCCCGGCCTGCGCCGCCTGGCCTGCATCATGCCACACCTGCGCAGCCTGGATCTGGCCCACAACCAGCTGGCCCGCGCTCCCCGGGACATGTTTGCAGGCCACGCCGCCCTAGAGGCCCTCAGGCTGGACCACAACCTGCTGGCGGTGCTGCAGGCCGGCACCTTCCGCGACCTGCCCAGCCTGCGGGAGTTGCAGCTCAGCCACAACCAGTTGCAGGCTGCCGGCGGCGAGGAGGGCCCGGCATGGGAGCTGCCCAGCTTGCAGCAGCTGGACCTGTCCCACAATGATCTGCAGGAGGTGGGGCGCGGCCTGCTGGCGGGCCTGCCCAGCCTGGACGCCCTGGACCTCAGCTTCAATCTGATCGGTGCGGTGCACAGCGACGCCTTCGCGGCCTGCCCCGACCTGCGCCACCTCAACCTCTCCTACAACAGCCTGTCCGCTCTGCCTGACGGCCTGCTGGCGGGCCTGCCGCGCCTCGAGGTGCTGGGCCTGGCTTTCAACCAGCTCACCACGCTGGGGGGCGGCGCGCTGCGGGGGGCGGTGCGCCTGCGCTTCCTGCACCTGCACCACAACAATCTGATGGGCCTGCAGCAGGACGCCTTCGCCAACACCTCCGCGCTGCATCTGCTGGACCTGTCCTCCAACCTGCTGCAGGACGTGCCGCCCGGCGTGCTGTCCCCGCTGCGCAGCCTGCAAGTGCTCAGCCTGCGCCGCAACACCATCAGCCGCCTCAAGAAGCACTATCTGCGCGGCCTGCACGCCCTACACACGCTGGACCTGTCCCACAACCACCTGCAGGAGGTGTCCCCCGCCGCGCTGCAGGACCTGGCGGGCCTGCTGGACCTGGACCTCAGTGTGAACTACCTGCAGGTGCTGCACCCCCGCCTGCTGGGGGGCGCCGCAGGTCTGCAGCGCCTCAACGCCAGCCACAACTACATCACGGACCTGGGGGAGCGCAGCCTGCAGGCTGCCCCCAGCCTGCGCGTGCTGGACCTCACCAACAACTCCCTGACGGAGGTGGGGCAGGCCCTACGCGACCTGCCGCACCTGCAGGGCCTGTACCTGGCCGACAACTACCTGACGGCGCTGGCTAACCACACCTTCGCCGGCCTGCCCTCCCTCACCGTCCTGCGCCTGGACAACAACGGCATCCAGACATTCCAGGCCGCCACCTTCCGCGACCTGCCGGACCTGCTGACGCTGGACATGTCCCGCAACAACCTGGTGGAGCTGCCGCCCGACGCCTTCCGTTCCCTGCGCGCCGTGGAGGACCTGCGCCTCGCCCACAACCAGATCTCCATCGTCAAGGACTTCGCCTTCACCAACCTTCCCGGCCTGCTCACCCTGCAGCTGCAGGACAACCTCATCGCGGAGATCGGCGCCCATGCCTTCCACAGCCTGCCCGCCCTGCAGTTCCTCAACCTCAGCACCAACAGCCTGCCTGCAGTCCCCGAAGACGCTCTCGCGCGCCTGCCCGGCCTGCACGTGCTGGACCTGAGCGCCAACCTGCTGCGCACCATCAGCGACGTGAGCCTGCACCGCCTGCAGTGGCTCTCCGTGCTGCTG cTCCACCACAACACCCTCTGCCACCTCTCCGTCGGCGCCTTCAGCAGACAGCGGTCCCTGCGAGTGCTCACCCTTCAGGGCAACCACCTGCGGCGCCTCCATCTGCAGGCACTCGGCCccgccctttcctccctctccctgctggacatgagtg ACAACCCGTTCCAGTGTGACTGCGAGCTGGTGTGGCTGAAGGAACACCTGGAGGAGGCGCCGCAGGGGGAGAGGGGGCCGCGCGCTCCCTTCCTGGGCGAGGCTTTGCGCAGTGTGCCTGTCTGCGCCGCGCCTCTCAAATACCAGGGGCGCCCCATCACGCAG gtccCCGCCAGCGCCTTCCTGTGTGACGGAGATGAacttgaggaggagaagaaggaggaggaggagaaggaggcttgTGAGGCTGGGAGGTACTTGCACCCTCTGCTGaatgaag GTAACCTATTTAACCTGACGGAGGGGATtgaggggggcgggggggcGGCCTTCCTGGACTACAACGACCCCATTCACCTGGACgcgccccctcctctctccacccccaccaccccgcCCCCCTCCATCGTGCCCCCGCCCCCACCGACCTCAACGTCTCCTGTAgtagaggcagcagcagcaacagcaggagcaggggTGGTCAGCCTCCCCCCGCCAcgaaaacag GGCGGGCTGCACACCACCCCAGGGGACACACCGACGATCTACGCTGGGGGGTCGTCAGGGGTCACCGCCGCGGACCCTCAGGAGAGCGGTGGGGGCCTCCTGTCTGGCCTGGCcctgtcctccctcccctccctgccctccctgcTGGAATCCGTGGTGGGTCTAGCTAACCTGGGGCTCAACGTGAACCTGGGGGGCGGGTTCCCTAGCCTGGGGGGGTTCGTGGGGCGACAGGACGGTGGGGGTGTGTCTGGGGGGGCGGTGTCTAAGCTGGGTACCCCCGGGGAGGGAAAACCCATGAGGGGGCCAGATGCCAATGACCCGGTGTGGGTTGACGGCCCCCCAGAGCCACACCCCTTCTTCCCCGCACCCCCAAGGCCCCTCGGTGGTGACCTAGTGGCTCCCGGCCCACTCAGCCCAGCAAGAGGGCCCGCCCCAGCCCCAGACGCCCCTGAGGGAGCTGCCGCCCCCCGCCCCGGCCTAGTGGTGTCCGTGGGCCGCCCCAATGTCTGGGGCACGCGTCCCTCCCGCCCCAAGGCTTCCCCCCGTCCCCTGCTCCCCCCAGTCATGCACCCCGGCCCAGGCCCCAGCTCAGGCACGCCCTTCCTCCCAGGGAGACCCCAGGGGGAGGGGAGTCACGTCCCCCAAGGACCTATAATACTGCACCAGGCCTCCCAGCACCCGCctgcacctcaccaccaccaccaccaccaccaccacccccagcaTCTCACCCCACAGCCTGACGCCTCTGAGACCCACCCACATCCCCACCCTCCCCCAGGCACCCCCAGCTccccccaacaccaccacccggTACTCGTGACCCCCCTGGCagaaggaggagtgggggaggcGGCGCACACCCCCCAGTGGTCCCCCCCAGAGATGCTGCACCCTGACTCGGGGGTGTCCCTGTACCAGCCTGAGGAGGTCTTCCTGCCCTACGAGCCCCCagacccccatcaccccatcacggTCATCGACGCCCCCCACCTGAGCCCCCAGGAGGCACACCCCAGCCACGGCACACCCCAGATTACACCCCAGATTAcgcacctcacctcctctccccagaCCACACAGCAGCATGTACACCCCAGTCACAGCGCACAGCAGGATACACACCCCAGCCACACCACACCCCAGCTAGCACCCCAAAATACACACCCCAGTCACAGCACACCCCAGGATAAGCACCCCAGCCACACCACACCCCAGCTAGCACCCCAAAATACACACCCCAGTCACAGCGCACCCCAGGATACACACCACACCCTCAGTACACCCCAGCTGGCACCCCAACAAGAACACCCCACCTCCTTCCCACAGTTCACACACCCCAGCTCCCCTCCCCAGCCCACACCCCAGCAGGCTCACCCCAGTACCCCCCAAGGACCCCTCAATGGTGACCTCGCCCCCGCCGCTACCCATGTTTCAGGGGGCGGCACTCTCCCCCGCCCCCCAGCCCACCTCCTCCGTCTGGggtgccctccctccccctctccactGGTGTTGGGGTGA
- the LOC135094861 gene encoding organic cation transporter protein-like: protein MASGVDSLMTQIGTGKWSIFHFFALSYSNILITPHTFGRPFLAPKLDFTCISSDYNASTTTATTTATTAMTAATTIAVDASNLTEIDRCYESDGETPCSDWLFDTTTYTTTMTAEFTLVCGREHLRAAYHGVYQLGVLIGTPSSGFLADKYGRKLMIALSSSVYVVLGLVTAWLPGMVSILVLRFIMGLAHGVILLVTYILVIEVAEPRRRTLLGLTVYLIWCGSVMAWGGLAYGLREWRWLQTVASLPGVLFLPSLLFIDESPRWLAVRGRYHDAYNVLRKAARWNGATIPKETDVVALLKEETSSGTGERESEGQRLRERLAVAWQGIAVLFRTPHLRRITILTSLDFTLGSMVYYGLSLSGDDLSDNPFVYMALAGLMELPSYTLTVPVLEKLGRRSPCVVCFAFCGVTLMLLAAIPAEYTKAVMALALVGKMTNSAAFMIVYYYANELFPTVARSRGVGMCGALSRVGSILAPYVLDFVGSSRPWAASVVFGSVSIIAAISTRLLPETKGCALPDTVKHSETHHHHHHHHQKSGTRPHQPNHQEESLPLSGS from the exons ACACCTCACACCTTCGGCCGCCCCTTCCTGGCGCCCAAACTGGACTTCACCTGCATAAGTAGTGACTACaatgcttctactactactgctactactactgctactactgccatgactgctgctactactattgctgttgaCGCCTCCAACTTGACTGAAAT TGACCGGTGTTACGAGAGTGACGGAGAGACGCCTTGCAGTGATTGGCTCTTCgacaccaccacctacaccactACCATGACTgccgag TTTACGCTTGTGTGTGGGCGGGAGCACCTACGGGCGGCTTACCACGGCGTGTACCAACTGGGGGTCCTCATTGGTACGCCCAGCAGCGGGTTCCTGGCTGACAA ATACGGACGGAAGCTGATGATAGCCCTGAGCAGCAGCGTGTACGTGGTCCTCGGGCTGGTGACGGCGTGGCTGCCCGGCATGGTGTCCATCTTGGTGCTTAGGTTCATCATGGGCCTGGCGCATGGGGTGATACTGCTGGTGACCTATatactgg TGATTGAGGTTGCAGAGCCGCGGCGGAGGACACTGCTCGGCCTGACAGTGTATCTCATCTGGTGCGGCAGCGTGATGGCGTGGGGAGGCCTGGCGTACGGTTTGAGGGAATGGCGGTGGCTGCAGACTGTGGCCTCTCTACCTGGCGTCCTCTTCCTGCCCTCTTtgct GTTCATAGACGAGTCCCCGCGGTGGCTGGCGGTGCGGGGGCGCTACCACGACGCCTACAATGTGTTGAGGAAGGCTGCCAGGTGGAACGGCGCCACCATCCCGAAGGAGACGGATGTGGTGGCgctactgaaggaggag acatCCTCGGGCACCGGCGAAAGGGAGTCTGAGGGGCAACGGCTGAGGGAGAGACTGGCGGTGGCGTGGCAAGGGATAGCAGTGCtgttcag AACACCACATCTGCGCAGAATCACAATTTTGACCTCACTTGACTTCACGCTGGGGTCAATGGTGTACTACGGGCTGTCCCTGAGTGGCGATGACCTCAGCGATAACCCCTTCGTGTACATGGCGCTGGCTGGCCTGATGGAGCTGCCCTCGTACACGCTCACCGTCCCTGTCCTGGAGAAACTCGGCAGGAGGAGTCCCTGTGTCGTCTGCTTCGCCTTCTGCGGGGTCACCTTGATGCTCCTGGCGGCGATTCctgctg AGTACACGAAGGCGGTAATGGCGCTGGCACTTGTGGGAAAGATGACAAATTCAGCGGCTTTTATGATCGTTTATTACTACGCCAATGAACTGTTTCCTACTGTGGCGCGCTCCAGGGGCGTAGGCATGTGTGGCGCCCTCTCTCGTGTTGGCAGCATCTTGGCGCCCTACGTACTGGATTTCGtg gggtcGTCACGCCCCTGGGCCGCCTCCGTGGTGTTCGGCAGCGTCTCCATCATCGCCGCCATCAGCACACGCCTTCTGCCGGAGACCAAGGGATGCGCACTGCCAGACACGGTGAAGCACAGCgagacacaccaccaccaccaccaccaccaccagaagtcAGGAACACGCCCTCACCAGCCGAACCACCAGGAGGAGTCATTACCACTGTCAGGCTCCTAG